A single Cyclopterus lumpus isolate fCycLum1 chromosome 3, fCycLum1.pri, whole genome shotgun sequence DNA region contains:
- the LOC117728730 gene encoding cytochrome b-245 light chain, whose amino-acid sequence MGKIEWAMWANEQALASGLILLTGGIVGVAGQFRGWQFAAYAIVAGVFVCLLEYPRSKRAKGTSVERTGQYCFTVCVKSFGPLTRNYYVRGSLHAAICVPGGFMLSTVLGCVCLGISSIIYFVAAIRGEHWEPILPRKEISREVQDTVKNPPQNPPPRPPPETRRKRVDDLEEAAYDNPIPVSE is encoded by the exons ATGGGGAAAATCGAGTGGGCGATGTGGGCCAATGAGCAGGCTCTGGCCTCAGGACTCA TTCTCCTCACTGGAGGCATTGTTGGGGTGGCTGGACAGTTCAGAGGCTGGCAGTTTGCTGCTTATGCTAT TGTTGCcggggtgtttgtgtgtctcctgGAGTATCCCAGAAGCAAGAGGGCCAAAGGCACGAGTGTGGAGAGAAC GGGCCAGTATTGCTTCACTGTATGTGTGAAATCCTTTGGGCCATTGACAAGGAACTATTATGTCAGAGGATCATTACATGCTGC AATCTGTGTACCTGGAGGTTTTATGCTTTCAACTGTCCTTGGATGTGTCTGCCTCGGCATTTCCAGCATTATCTACTTTGTG GCAGCTATCCGAGGTGAACACTGGGAGCCCATTCTTCCGAGGAAGGAGATCAGCCGAGAGGTACAGGACACCGTTAAGAATCCTCCCCAGAATCCACCACCAAGACCTCCTCCTGAGACACGCAGGAAACGGGTAGACGACCTTGAGGAAGCAGCCTATGACAACCCCATCCCTGTTAGCGAGTAA